GGTGGAGGAAGGAGGCTGTAGAGCTACAGAAATACAGACCTAATGAATAAAAGCCGAAATAACAAGAAAGTCAATCTGATTACATCACTCTTCTTTAAAAGCcctgggcccccacccccactcttctGGCTGTACCTCTCATCACGTCCCCTCTGTGCTCTGGCCACAGTCACCTGCATTCAGGGGTGAGCCCATTCCTTCATTCCTTGGGTCCCTACACATGCAGTTCCTTCTCCCTGGGAGAGAAGTGTAAGTTCAGGTCCTCCCCCTGTTACACACCTTCTCAGTACCCTGTACAGGGAAATGTGTATATTTGTTTCATATCTGCCCTTCTCCCAAAGACTAgaagttccttgagggcagacaCCACATCTTTCAGCAGAGTCTGACACATGGTAAGTAGGTACtaaataaaaatctgtttctcacACATGCAAACAAACAAGGTATGAACCACATGGCCAGTGCCACCAGGTGGGAATTTGGAGACACTTTAAATCAATCAAGCCCCGCATAATCCCGGCTAGTCTTCACGGCTGTGAAGTCTGTAATTTTCAGGACCCAGAACCCAGCCTGAGGAGCTGAGGCTCACGGAGAAGGACTCACCGCCTCGTGGGACTTGGGAACAGGAATGATGATGGCCAGCACGCAGATGAGCTGGAAGATGGCCCCCAGGAAGAGTCCATACCGCAGCAGGTTCTCCAGGAACGTGGGCTCAGGCACCTCGGGAGGGGAGAAGTCCAGGTCGGAAGCCATGGCCCCAGCTGCCTGCTGCCTGAGGTCCCCTCCAACTCACCGCTCTCCAGAGCCAACTTCTAAATTCAAAGAGTTAATGTCACGTTTCCACAACTGATGTTTAAACGGTTCCACTTACACAAACACGCCCACATACATGCAAGAATATGTAAAGCAACTGTGGTGAAATGTTAACAGCTCTTGAATCTAAATGGAGGATATGCGCAGAGCCACCGAATCattctttcaattttcttctatgttttaaatcttttccaaatatgaagttacagaaaataaataaatgtaaacactTCAACAAAAATCTCAAATCAACATACATTTGCTGAAGGTCTGCTCTGTTTCAGGTTTTCTTTACTTGTTCACTTATACATCcagtcattcatttaacaaatacttattgaacacCAAGCACTGAAGGCTGAGCAAAACAGTCTTCTCTTCTCTCGAGGCCAACTTCTAAGGACAGaaggacagaggaagacaaagaaCTCATCCAGATGGAACATGCCAGCTAGTGGTCACTGTTTGAAAAAAAGCTTCAGAAGggcatcattttattttgtatagagTGACAGGAAAGGCCTCTCTGAAGACAAGACAGGAACGAAGTGGCGGAGACGGGAAGCGTGAGAGTGAGGCAGGGCGGCATCTCTGGGAAGTGTAGCCcaagcagagagaaaagcaagtgTAGAGGCCTGTGGTCAGGGATATGAGTCCAAAATGGCCAGAGACGAGtgcaggagggagaaggaggaggtaaGATAGAGAGGAGAGGGACTGACCTGGAAGCACCCTGACACTCTGATTTTATGAAGTCGCCACagaagggttttgagcagaaaagtgacatgatctgacttaCATTTTAAGTAGGGCAAGAATGGACATGAGGAGACCCGTGAGGAGGCTACTATCAGTAATCCAAATAAGAGATGCTGGGGACACAGACGACAGGGGCAGTGGTGGTCAGCGGTGGCAGGTCCAGTCTCAATCCACCTCTCCAGACCCTCCTTTCACCAGAGCCCCCAACTCCTAACACCCTGGTCAAGCTGAAAGACCTGCCTGTAATTCTCCAAGAGcactgagctctttcaaatcctaggCCTTTACCCAAACTGCATACTCTGCCAAGAATGCCCTCTCCCACTCTGACCGCTTGCCAAATCCCCACTCTGCCTCTAAGGCTGAGCTCATATCACCTCCTGAGCATGCTTTTAGCACTGCCCTCCTCCTGTCCTGGACTGAACTGCTCCCCCTCTACCACAGCACCCATGAGTGGCTTCCTCTGGCCCACCCCAATTTTCTCAAGAAAGGGGAAAAGTTTTGGGAACCAGACCCATCTGACTCCACAGCCCTTTGTATTTTCAGGGATCTATGCCACAAGGAAACTTTCTGCTAAATCTAGGCTGTCTGATATCATGGTCATGATATCACGTGGCTATTGAGAGTTGAAACACAGCTAGTCCAAACTGAGATGGCTGTTAAGTTAGATACACACACAATTTATAAGCAAGGATGATCCTAAGAATGAAAAATATCTCACTAGCAATGTTTTATATTGAATCCATATTGATGGCATGTTGAAAAGATACACTGGGCTAAATAAATTATCAATTTCATCtatcttaaaaaaagaacaaagttggaggattcactttctgatttcaaaatgtattataaagctacaataatcaaaagagTGTGATACTGGCATAAGAATCTAGggcaatggaacagaataaagagcacAGAAGTAAATCCTCACATATACAGTCAACTGATCTCTGAACAAAGGTGCCAAGACCATCCAATGGGGAAGGATAGTTTTGTTAACAAATAGTACTGGGAAaactagatatccacatgcagaagaatgaatggaagttaactcaaaatgtttcaaagaactaaacttaagagctaaaactattaAACTTattgaagaaaacacaggaggaaTCTTTatgacattggatttggcaatgaccTCTTAGATGCCAAaccacaggcaacaaaagaaaaaataaactgactTCATCAGAATTGAAGATTTTTGTGCATCAAAGGGCATTATCAAGAGAGTGAAAGACAAACTGGCAAACAGTTTGGCAGGTTCTAAAAAACTTAAACCtaaaattatcatatgatctagcaattccactcctaagtataTATACCCAATAGAATTGCAAGCATGGACTCAGATacttgtacaccaatgttcacagcTACACTATACACAATAGTGAGAAGACAGAAACAACCAAGTATCAATCAACAGATGAGCTGATAAACGAAATgtggtatattatatataaacacCCACACGTATGTTTACTCGGCTGTTGAGATGAataaaattctgacacatgctactaCATAAATGAATCATGAAAACACagttaagtgaaataaggcagatgCAAAAGGACaacattgtatgattccacttgctAGGTACCTAGGAAAGGCaaactcatagagacagaaacTAGACTATAAGGTTACAGGGACCTGAGGAGGGGGGATGGAGTAATGGTTACTGTTTAACGGGTACAGAGTTGCAGCCTGGCATTATGAAAACGTTCTggaaatagtggtgatggttacacacgCTGTACACTTAGAagtggttaaaatgataaattttatgctATGGATActttaccacacacaaaaaaactgtacctatttcttcttactttttaaaCATAGCTACTAGAAAACTAAATTAAACACGTGGCCTGCGTTATACCCCTATGGATGGCTCTGCGTTTGCCCGAAAAGCTTCCTCCGCTTTGGCTCTGACACTTCGTTGCTCTGCAACATTTTTCCAACATGAACGCGGAGTGACTAAAGGATGACAAAAATGATCTTTGAAGTGAATAGACTGGGGGGTTTATGCAAATACACATGGTCTACCTTTTAACCTAGTCTCTTAGGAAGGTCATGCGCCTGTGCCAACAAGGTGGCCATTGTTCCACGCCACTCCTGTCTCCCTTGGGAATGGTTTTCAAAGTCTGAGgttcactcccccacccccaaaccctcAGAGCTGGCAGATCTTATCCTCCCAGAAAAGATCTGACTTCTGGAAAGAACCCAACATCATCTGGATCGCAGGGTGGTGAATCAGGTGGAGCCTCAAGCCCAGGAATACCATTTTTGGTCAAATACAAGGTATGACGCTCAGACCCTCGGCAGATTGTTTGTAGTGGCTCAGACACTGGCTCTGAAGTGAATTCCAAGGCGGCTGCAAGAACAGCTTCACGAGAGGAAACATACAGCCAGGCAGGGCACTGCATCCTCATACTGTGTGCATAGCAAGGCATAAAGAAGGTCTCTCATTTTTCAGTTACACCTCATAaatacacactttttaaaaatgccctTGGCCCTAAACTTTACCTTTAAGGCTGTAACCAGCCTAGGGGGTTTATCAATATTTAGATTTATTAGTGTTACTAACAGCAACATTGTTAAGAATATTTCTAATACAATAAAAACATGGGGCCAAGAGTCAGGCTAGGGGCACAGACTCTGCTTCTATTACCAATTAGCTACACTTTGGACCAATCTAGAGACTTATTGATGTTCTCAGGAGCCAAACAACAATAATGCATTCAAAGCTATGATGCatttagagttttttttaaatagcaattaGGCAACACCTAACAAGAGTCATAAAAGTGATTATTATATCCTTTGACTGAGTAACTCACTTCCTGGAATTTACAGTAAGGAAacaattcaaaagaagaaaaaggcttCAGGTACAAAAAAAAGAGTTCATGGCAGTGCTATTCAGAATACTGAAAACCAGgaagcaactcaagtgtccaACAATAGAGAAGCCACGATGTACCGTAATGTTAACCCAATTATGGTATACCATGGCATGTTGCCCCTTGGCTTAAACAGCAAATACAGATGTTGTGTATCAGGCCAGTGCAAAGTCTTTGCAAATTTATATtacatgaaaaaattaaacaattacaTAAACACTATCACTGCAACCATGTATAAATTGTGATTTCACTGGCTAAAGATCAAAAGAGGCcataagaaaatgtaaatagtTGCTATTAAAAGTGAAGGGGCCATACGTTTTAATTCAGGGGAGAATCttattgaaaaaattaatataatctaaaagaaaaatccatGCCCTATCTGCTCTCTTCATAAAACTTTTTATAGAGTCTAATGAAATGTTGCCCAGGAGAACTTTCTGCAATGACTGAAATGTTCTATGCTTCTGCtctccaatatggtagccacatgtggccagtAAGCACTTAAAGGaggactgaggaactgaatttttcattttaacttcaaTTAATTTATAAATCATCACATGTGGTTAGAGGACTCCCAGACTGGACAGCACAAGTATAACCAGAGGATAGCTGTGGTAATGTTctagaaaacataaaatgctCTCTACATCCTGTGTCTGCTTTAGAACTCCTGTCTAGTTTTCTCTGCACCCGTACTTTACTTCCTCGCCCGCCTGCCTGGATTTCTGGGTTTTCCTTTCCTGACTACAGAAGTCACAAGAGTGCTACTCATCCTTTGGCTCCCAATGAAGAAGCTCTTAGCTCTGACTCCGTGACAGGCTTTGCTCCCCGACCCCCTCCACTGTCACAGCAGATCATCTGCTAGATGAGCACAGTGCTTTACAGTCTAACTCATTCAATTCACAACCATTACAGACAGGGGGTATCACTAATAaggatgaggaaaccgaggctcaaagaggttatgTGGCCTACCCAGGGATTACTTGGCTGACAAGGAGCAAAGTCAGGATTCAAACTGCCTGGTGGGTAAGACTGAAACTTACCTGGGGGTCAATGGTTCTCAAACTGCAGGTTTTGGCCCATTAGTGAGCCATGGAAACCATTAAGGGGCTTGCCGCtgacactttttaattttattaaccaGTATAATAGACAATATCACATTAGTAAGGGTGAGCATTATAtcttgaagcttttttttttttttccagttatatcCATCTACATCCCAGCATGCATGTTCTGGGTCAAAATTCATTTCTTATTGTTTGAGAAATACCACACAGTCTAATATTCTTATTGTTCCACTATAATAAGCTCCTGAGGTAGCTGGGACCCagggtccattttgagtttgttccAGGGACTGACACAAATATCTGGTAACTGATCAAACCTGTGCTTGTTTCCCATCTTTAAAGAGCAGCCTCATTTAACAAGGGGGGGGAGCTGAGAGGCACGGGGCCTACGTAGGCTCGCCCACTGAATCAAGGCAAAGCTGAACATCCTGCTATGTCTCTAACCCTGTGGTGCTCCAGACTTGCTTAAGAGCAAaggtttggtttgtttgtttgttttttaacacatGGGGATACTCGTACCCCCACTGGAATTTAATAAAAAGTACAGactcattttggagaaggaaatggcaacccactccagtattcttgcctggagaatcccatggacaaaggagcctggtgggctacagtccatgaggtcgcagagttggacacaactaagcaactaacacacacacacagacccattTATTATCaaacatggaaaataatttcataagGTCATCAGACCCCTTGAGGCTCATCCATGAATATCAGACACCAGTGGTCTGAGACATTCATTAACTTAACACAGAGTTACTGAGTCCCAGCCATGGAGTTTCTATACAATCAGAGGCACCCAAACACAAAGATATAATGTAATGTCGGCAGTGAGTAGTATGAGAAAATATAGAGAGGGAGGTAAGGAGTGCCATTTTATATGAGGTGGTCAGGGAAAGGCCACCCTGAGAAGGCAACATTTCAGCAGaggcaaagaagaaagtgaaagaacaaGTTATTTCAACATCTGTTAGGTACCCCAAGACGGAGGAGAACAAGGGATAAGGTCTGAGGCAGAAATGAACTTTATGATCAGAGGAGCATAAAGTGAGCAGCTGTTTAAGACCAGTAGGACTCTGGGTCAAAGGGCAGCCACTGGAAGGTTCTTAGCAAAGAAACATCATCTGACTCATTTTTAAAGGGTCCCTGTGGCTGCTGTATTGAGAACAGATTGCAGAGGGACAAGAATCTGAAACAGGGAGACTAGTTAAGAGGCTActatactagtggtaaagaactgagtCCTCTAggcaatgcaggagtcccgggATCAGTccttgagtagggaagatccactggagaaggaaatggcaatccactgcagtattctagcctaggaaatcccacagacagaggagcctggtaggctacagtccatggagtcgcaaaagagttggacatgacttagcgactaaacaacaattattaGTCAAAACGACACATCTGcaccaggcaatggcaccccactccagtactctttcctggagaatcccatggacggaggagcctggtaggctgcagtccatggggtcgctaagagtcggatacgactgagcgacttcactttcacttttcactttcatgcattggagaaggaaacggcagcccacttcagtgttcttgcctggagaatcccagggatgggggagcccggtgggctgccgtctctggggtcgcacagagtcggacacgagtgaagcgacttggcagcagcaggcaGCAGTGGAGGTGGTAAATTCTCAGGTTATAGATACATTCTAAAGAGAGGGCCAACAGGATTTCTGGGATGAAAtctaaaagagagaaattaaCAACGAGACCTGAAGGTGAaattattctgtatgatactgtaaCAGTGAATATAAGATAGGAagtatttgtcaaaacccacagaacttTACAGCACAAAGAGTAAACTTTAAtgtacacaaattaaaaaaaaaaaatcatttaggtATCCAAGATGGGATGTAGAATGTGACATTCTGAGTCGAAATATATTACAAATGGATGAGGTAATTTCACGGAAGGGGTAGGGGGAATGAGGTGCTGACCTCAGTAACTGTGGAAATGGACAGAATTGAGAAGACTAAAAGCAAGAGGAACTGTACATGGGCTGTTGTTTTCTGCATGGTATACAGTTAACAATTCtgaaactatacacacacactggaattgCACTATTGAGTCAATGGATGGCAGATGGTGGGAGCCAGGTTTGTTACAGTTGGGAATAGAAGGTTATAGATAAGCCAGAGGAGGCTGGATGGTCCACGTGGATGGATAAGTGTTGTGGATATCAGTAAAAGTCatatttagattattacagacagctatatatatatatatatagaaagagggGCGGGGGAGAGGCTAGCTTACACACATATGTCTCTTGCCTCGCATTTTCTGAGAGGGCCTAGAAACGGGAATTCCAAACAGTAGCAATAAGCACACCTAGCACCCAGACCTTGGTGTCTAATATGATTCTCCAATACAATGAGCCAGGGGCTCCTTAGAGAAACGGTTAACTCTAGGACTGAAGCAGGAAATATATAAGATGAGCCTGTaacagaaagtaagaaagtgttcaaaaaaaacaaaacacattgaTCAGGGTATGTCAAAGGGATATAAGACCCACTTCGATGGCCAAAGCCAGAACAATCTgcccaacaaaataaattaagtaGTCCTGGATTATAATCCAAAGTATGAAAAGAATTATTCAAGGCCGTACTGATATTATTTAATAAGCAAACAAACTTCCCaaggagaatttaaaataatttatgtaaataatcTGTCTTAAAGTGTGAAGTATAACTCCACACTCCTTAAGGATGGGCTGTGCATAATGACTTCCTTCCAGGAGTACAATATGGAAGAGTAGTAGAAGGagagtaactttacagtggaagAACTTGACTACTTCAAGCTAGTGATCTGGGGTAACATCGACAGTGATGACGTATACTGACAGTACGTACCCCACTGTGACGGTGTGAGGTACACACAGCATAGTATATACCCTGTGAGGTGATGAGAATGGCACTTTACCTCCGGGATCTTCCTCCCCCAAACCTGTAACTCCAATGtcatcataagaaaaacatcaaacaaatCCCAAACGAGAGTCATTTTATAAGATATCTGACCAGTAATACTCAAAACTGTCAAGAAGACTTTTCTACACgaaaagtctgagaaactacCACAGTCCTAGAAACCTAAGGAGACACGACTAAACATAAtgtgggatcctggaacagaaaaaggactgaGCAAAGAAAAAACTGAGCAAATCTGAAGAAAGCATGGACTTTAGTTAGTTACCAATACTGGTTCATTAACTGTGACATAAATATTATActaatgtaaaatgttaataatagggaaAATTGTTGGGGGGACATATGCGCCACTCACTGTAGTATCTTTAGAGTAATtttgaaaatctaaaattattctaaaattaagtttattggaaaaaagtcaacatttcaaaataaataacccTTCAAACATGTATAGATGTCCAGACTTAGCAAACAGAAACTAAGTCTTGTCTAACACAGAAAAACCCAGATTCCAAGTATCTTGGTAGGGTATCCTTGGCTTCTAATGAAATGATTTTAGAATTCTGCTCTGAGACTTCAACTGGAACAGAATGGGTAACAGAAAATCAGTGTCAGGAATTACTAACTACCCTGTGCTGTTTACCCAGACCCCTCCCATTACAACAAATTCCCAAGAACTGCTCAAAACTGAGTTCGAATTTTGTCCTATGCAAAGATAAGCCATCTCCCAGAGCAGTAAAAGCTGGCAGCCAGTGGGCTGAAAAAGACGGGCAGATGTCCTGTAAAATGTCATTCTGATGTGGTTGCCACAAGAAAAAATGTGGTTTCACAGattcatttctcacttctctcaaaaaaaaaaaaaaaaaaaaatcagcaaacacGCATTGTACATTTATTAGGCCTTTTGCATTCaccatctcatttaaccctccaATCAACTCTatacacccattttacagaggataaAACTGAGAACCAGAGAAGCAACCAGAGCTCGCCCACAGTTACCGAGTAATACGGTACACTAAGGATCCGAACCCCGGCCAGACTGACTCCGGAGCTCTGGCTCCTCCGAATGCTCCGCCCTTGGGAAGAAAGGCCAGGTCACAACTGTGAGGAGCACCGGGTCTGGTCCCAGCTCAGAGTTAAGGCGCTGGACACGAGCAAAGCAAGGCCCTCCGCCACCCTGGGAGTCAAACTCCCCTCCGCAAGTAACTTCCGAACAAGCGACCCAGGAAGTTATTTGCGCCAAACACGGAGCGGTCCCCGGGCCAGCAGAGCAGCGCCTCCGGGACAGGGGCAGCGGCGCCGGAGCCTAATCCCCGCTCCTGTACCACAGCCTCGGCGACGACGCCCCGCCCCGAAGCCCGAACCGACCGCGGGGGCTTCGGTACTCACCTCCCGCGCCGCCGCGCAGCGCCCCCCGGAAGTGGTTTCTTGCGACCTTGGGGCCCGGAAGTGACGCCCCTAAGCAACCAGCTGGCTCGGTTCCGCCCCTCCGCGTTGCTAGGGTTGGTGGATCCAGGCTGCTGGGCTTTGTTAGCCTTTTGTCCCAACCCTGTGGTTTGGAGCTGGAGAGAGGCCTACAGAAGTGAAAGCCAGGTTCCCTCGATTCTCTAAGGCTCTGTATCACAGCCcatttcagcaaacatttatacACGTTTATAGacgccttcatttttttttttttaagtttgatttaCAAACTAGTTTGTAAGTTTTAGGTGTGTTTGTAGTGGTGTgtaagttttaggtgtacagcaaagtgattcagctatatatatatatattttttttattcttttccattataggtggttataa
The Bos indicus x Bos taurus breed Angus x Brahman F1 hybrid chromosome 13, Bos_hybrid_MaternalHap_v2.0, whole genome shotgun sequence genome window above contains:
- the MANBAL gene encoding protein MANBAL is translated as MASDLDFSPPEVPEPTFLENLLRYGLFLGAIFQLICVLAIIIPVPKSHEAEAEPSEPRSAEVTRKPKATAPSANKRPKKEAKKKR